Proteins encoded within one genomic window of Anaerolineae bacterium:
- a CDS encoding PIG-L family deacetylase, whose product MMPNTLRVLAIGAHPDDCDYRFGGCATKYVRLGHQVKFVSLTNGDGGHYREGGGPLARRRYQEAQRVAQIAGIEYQLLDLHDAELIPSLENRWVVVNVIREFRPDLVVTNRPNDYHPDHRYTSQLVQDAAYTVTIPNVQALTPHLRYNPVIAYWSDSFTRPYPHTPDVAVSIDDVVENKIDMLDSHVSQFYEWLPYNHGALEQMPEGREARRQWMAAQRLGMMAREADRCRDLLKRLYGDEAGARVRYAESFEFGEYGGQVTEETLGELFPFFGEQYPMGRGG is encoded by the coding sequence ATCATGCCGAACACCCTGCGGGTGCTCGCCATCGGGGCCCATCCCGACGACTGCGACTATCGGTTCGGCGGTTGTGCCACCAAGTATGTGCGGTTGGGGCACCAGGTGAAGTTCGTCTCCCTGACCAACGGCGACGGGGGTCACTACCGGGAGGGAGGAGGGCCGCTGGCCCGACGCCGCTATCAGGAGGCCCAGCGGGTGGCCCAGATCGCGGGCATCGAGTACCAGTTGCTCGATCTCCACGATGCCGAGCTGATCCCGTCCCTGGAGAACCGTTGGGTAGTGGTGAACGTGATCCGGGAGTTCCGGCCCGATCTCGTGGTGACCAACCGGCCCAACGACTACCACCCCGACCACCGCTACACCTCCCAACTGGTGCAGGATGCTGCTTACACGGTGACCATCCCTAACGTTCAGGCCCTTACGCCTCATCTGCGGTATAACCCGGTCATCGCTTACTGGAGCGACAGCTTCACCCGACCCTATCCCCACACGCCCGACGTGGCTGTGAGCATTGATGACGTGGTGGAGAACAAGATAGACATGTTGGACAGCCACGTGTCCCAGTTCTACGAATGGCTGCCCTACAATCACGGCGCTCTGGAGCAGATGCCGGAAGGCCGGGAGGCAAGACGCCAGTGGATGGCGGCCCAACGTCTGGGCATGATGGCCCGGGAGGCCGACCGCTGTCGCGACCTGCTGAAGCGCCTGTATGGAGACGAGGCGGGCGCTCGAGTCCGGTACGCCGAGTCGTTCGAGTTCGGGGAGTACGGCGGTCAGGTGACCGAGGAGACGCTAGGGGAGCTCTTTCCCTTCTTCGGAGAGCAGTACCCCATGGGACGGGGAGGCTAG